Part of the Sorghum bicolor cultivar BTx623 chromosome 1, Sorghum_bicolor_NCBIv3, whole genome shotgun sequence genome, GGCCGTTGACGTACTTAGCCTCGTCGGACGCCAGGTACAGCGCCGCCTTTGCGACGTCCTTCTCCTCCAGCACCGGCCCGACCATCTCGTTGTAGCCCTTCTCGACGATCCTCCTATGCTCCTCGACGGTCCCCTCCGGGAACAACTGTGCTACGGCGGCCATCGTTAGCGGCGTCGGGATGGCGTGCGGAGAGATGGCGTTGACGCGCACGCCGGAGCGCGCCACCTCCGCGGCCACGGCGCGGACGAGGCCGACGACGGCCGCCTTGGAGGCGGTGTACGCGGGTGGAAGTATGCCGCCCAACAAGGAAGTGGTGCTGGCGGTGCAGATGATGCTGCCGCCGCGGCGCGGGAGCATGACGCGCGCGGCGTGCTTGACGCCCGCGAGCACGCCCCGGGCGTTGACGGCCACGACGCGGTCGAAGTCGTGGAGGTCGATGGAGCCCAGCGGTGTCGGCGTCACGTCGCCGAAGACGCCGGCGTTGTTGAACATGACGTCGAGGCGGCCGTGGAGGCCGACGGCGAGGTCGACGGCCGCGGCGACCTGCGCCTCGTCGGTGACGTCGCAGCGGGTGTAGCACGCGGCGTCCTGGCCTAGCTCCGCGGCAATGATGACCCTTGCACCGTTCCTGACGAACTCGGCGGCGGTGGCCTTCCCGATTCCGCTCGCCGCGCCGGTGATGACTGCTACCTTTCCAGCTAACCTACATCGTATATATACATCGATCTTAAAGGAGTTGGATGGATCCGCGCATTCCACACAACCAAGGTAATAAGGGGCTCCTCCTGCTGTCCTGCATGCATGATGTATCTCCGATGTGTGCTTCTACGTACCTCTGAGAGTTGGGAGCCGAGGAGAAGCCATTGACGAAGCCGGACGAGGCAGCTGGGCCGAGAACTCCTCCCTTCTTCCTGAGGATGAGTTGCAGGGCTCGGAACATCCTGGTGTCGTCCTGCCTCCGCCTACCTTCTTCCTCCTTTGCATTGGCTGCTGATAGAGTAATTAGCGCGTCCTGCGACTGCGACTGGGAGACTTTGTTTGGCCCACTCAGGCTTGTCTTTAACAGGACATGCATTTGGGAACCAAACCTAAAATAGGTTTTCAAcgtaatacctatagcctctaaCAGAATATTCATATAGAAAACTCATTTTGGATATCAGAAGAGGCATAAcctaaatttgggtatcctctctcctcgagacctatttgcagagagtgttgtcttttaggtcttgttgttggagaagactaaaaataggtattgaaccttttacctgtagcgctacctaaAAAataaatgggtcttgtattttggctgacgattgttggagatagtatgcTCTTCTCTGTATCGGGCAGGAGGCAGCTATCGACATTCAGACCGGAGATGCAGATGCTTGTGGTACGCAGGCCGCCACGCCGACGCTACCTGCAAGCTGCCGTAAGCTGCATGTCAACGTGACGTGACAGAGCaaggtaggccttgtttagtttaaaaaaaataaaaacttttcaagattttctgtcgcatcgaatcttacagcacatacataaagcattaaatataaataaaaataaaaagtaattgaacaatttacctataaatcacgaaacgaatattttaaacctagttactctataattatacaatatttgtcaaataaaaacgaaagtgttatagtgtcagagtcccaaaaatttttagatctAAATAAGGCTATATTTTGAGTATACTGTGGGCCTAGTCTAAGACACCAGGACGTATGCCGCGTGAGTGCGTGCCCACGCTGGGCCTTCAAATGTGCACTCGCCTCGCacggagaagaaaaaaaagagaaagtacTGAGAAGATATAAAACTACCCTTCCTCTGTTCCTCGCACAATGACTCACTCCGCCTTCACAAACACGGAATCTACCCCGCCCCATCCTCATTGGACCCCCCAACACCTTCACCCCTCGCCAGCTCACCCCCACGCCCACCACCAGCTGCAACAATGAAGAACAAGGCGCTATTGCAACACCGAAATAACATCTATTGCAGCAAACGGAAAAAAGTGCTacaacaaacgaaaaagctattaCAACATCAAAAAACATCTAatacaacaaaacaaaaatatgAACTGCAACATAAAAAAATGTCTACTGCAATATTCAAAAACATCCACTGCAATATCCGAGGAAATCTgttgcaacaaaaaaaaagccTATTGCAACATCTCAAGCATTGGTACTGTAACATCAGAAAAAACGCCTGTTGCAACAAAATCCACTTCAACATCGGGGAAATCTGCTGCAACAAACGTAAAGAAACTATTGCAGCATGTCAAGCGCTACCACTGCAACATCAGAAAAACAGTTGTTGCAACAACTAAAAAACACCATTGCAACATTCCAAATCATTAGTTGCAACATTGAAACACAACCATTCCAATGACGAGAGAGCTAGCGAACCCCAAAGAGCTCATCGTAACCCtagccaccaccaccatcataTCCCTTAGATCCAGAGGGGgaaggaggatgaggaggaggacgaggagtgAGAGCAGGAGCTACAGGAGGGCTTAGATTCAAATCTCTCACCACTTACCTCGTTGGAGCAGCATCATCGTCCTCGTCTCCGGATGCATGGAGGTCACAGAGCGAAGGAAAAAGAGTAGGAAGGGGAGGAAGGCGCGTCGTTCGCTGCAAGCTGCCACCGTCACCTCTGCTCCGGTGGCAAAGAGGATGTGGAGGTCACAGTAggaggagagagggagggaggggtgGCTCGCCGGCGACACAGCAGGAGTATGAGCGTGTGGGCGCAGGCGGCAGGAGTGGCAGGGGCAGCGAGACTATAGCGAAGAGTGGAGATGGAAAAGCGAAGTGGATAAGGTGCGGGGGGCAGCAAGCGGAAGGTAGGGAGATAAAACAAGTGGACATCAGTGTCCGTCCCTCGGAGCGTCTAATTAATACATATCATTACCGTTAATTAGTATGTATGTTGTAAACGTTATCAGTATGTATATCTGGAACAATATATGTTACGAACCCTAATTAATATGCACAAATATCTGAAATATATATTTGAGAATTCTTTGTATTTTATATAGTACAAAATTTCAAATTTCATTTGCATAGCATTAAACAATCCGTTGCCGATTGGAAATTATGAAGTTGCTGAAATCTCGTAAAAATTAGTGTACTTTAATATATTCAACAATGCTAGGTGGCTCAAGGTAAAACTAAAATACTATAGCTAACACCTGATAAGTAACTCTTAGCTAGGATTATATATTCTTTTTATAAAAAGTTAAGTAGATTGTATCATCATCGTcgtccatgccaattgttgggAGATGGCAGTGCATTTTCTGATAGGTGAATCCCTCTCCAGACTAAGCATTGAAGTCAATATCATCAACATCCATGACTAGCCTGCTGGACTAGGCCTGTGCAGTGATGGTCTATGACCATGTCACAAGACTTCACCTATTTACAGAGCAAACCAGGTCGACCTCTGAAAGAAGGTCTTCTTGCTAGAGATTAGATCTACGTCATTGACCAGAGGAACCTCAGTAGCATGCTGCGGGTGGTATTTGAAAGCCACACGGTTCTCAATCTCAAAGAACTTGATGACACCATTAGCGAATGTCACATCTCTGCACATGTCGACTAGACTGTGAGGCTAATTAGTTTCTCGAGCTTGGGATTAGCTCTGGTAAAAAGGGACAGGATATATTGCAAAACAGGTGGGTCATTTTAGAAGTCAAACAGCAGTATCACCCTTTGATCCAAGTCAGCCCACAACGCTCTCTCTCTCCCACTGTGATGGCCTTGTCAGGCCTAAACCTAGAGAGGAAAGAGGTAGACCACGGCAGGTTGGCAATGGGCTTGGTGGCCCAGGAGCATCCTCCATGAAGAAGACAAGCATTCTCTAGTTGAAGCTATTGCCGATGGAGTCGATTTGTAGCTCAGAGAAGCCCTCTGGCCTAGACACATGGAAAACATAGTTCTAAATAGCCTACTATAGCTCCTTTATAGTTTCGATATAACTTTTCAGGGTCTATCGCTACGCTACTGCTAATTGTTCCACTATTGCCACTAAAATATTTTAATTCTGCTAAACATTGCTATTTAGTTTAATTATGATATATTTTTAGCACCAGACAGATATTTATTATTTGATCTACAAAACTATAATCTTTGTCTCTCACTTTAGGTTATTTATTTATTGTATAATGTAATAAACAATTAAATAATTATTGAACTGTTGATTATTGAGTGTTTCTCAAAACCGTATGTTGATCGATATCTCCTATaactaaaaagaacaaaacTAAAACTATTTCATCGTGCGATCTTTTTTCGTTCCGTCCGTCCACCAGACATGCGACCCGCGGCTTCTTCCGCGCGGCATCTTCCGCGGCTTGTGTCCCTAAAAATGCCACAATTTGTAGGCAGTCCCAGATATGTCTCCCCCAAAATGCCACTTCTTGCAGACCCACATGAAGGATTATCGATTTTATaccaatcaacaaataaagaaaCATAGCGATCCATCCTCAATCACAACCTGTCAATCGATCCTTTCCTGACCTCGACGCAATCAGCATCGCCCTGACGCCACCAGCATCTACCTCGGTACCCTTGCTCGACCTCCTGATCCTAGCAGCGTCGTGCCTCCCCATCGATCCTTTCCCGGTCCTCGACGCCGGCAGCATCGCCCTGAAGTCGCCAGCATCGCCCTTGCCCTTGCTTTCCCTGTCCTCAACAACGCCCGTATGGACGACGCGGCTCCAAAGGAAACACGCTCGCAGGAAGACGCCTGCAATCTGGGAAGGAAGGAAAACCGCGATGACCCCGCGATCTGGGAAGGAAGGAAACTGTGATGTGCAATCGATCCCCTCCAATCATGCTCCCCTCCTGCGTTCCCTCTCCCTCACGCGCACGCTCCTCTCCCACACCGCCGCGCTCCCACTGTCCTCCCATGAACGCCACATGCCGCCGCTTGCCGCGGCCGCTGCTTGCCCATGAATATTTGAGATGACGACGGCAAGGATGGTGGCGTGTGTGCTGGCGGTGTGGGTGCTCATCGCCGTAGATCTGCTGACCTAGGCTCCATCCGTGCACTCCTGGCCAGCAGCAAGCCACAGTGAGAGTTCGACTACTTTGTGCTTTCCCTATAGGGCAGCACCATCCACCAGCCACTGCTGCACCAGCACCGACTGCTGTCGGTACGTGCTCTGCGCCACCGCCGCTGCCATGACTAGCAGCTCCCTTTCACCATCTTATCCGCTCGTTCAAACGCCGAGAGCTCGCTGCTCCCTCGCCCCATATATCCATTTTCTGCTATCGGATTTCATTTGTGTTGATGTGAGACCTCacgccattctttttcttactcCTGTCATCGGTACAGCTCGGAGCCGCTCCAAACGTTTCCGCTCCAAACGTTCACGATCAGTAAGTGCTTGCTCCATTctcgtttgattttttttatatgtTTCATCAGGTGAATTTATGATCGGTTTGGTTAGAATTTTGCTACTGTTGCTGCTCGAGCAGGCTATGGCCGGACTACGACGATGAGACCTGGCCACCGTGCCACAGCCACACCCAATTCGACATGGACAAGGTGATTGCTTAGCCACTGTCCACAGCCTCACAAGGTGTTTTTTTCCTTCTGTTTAATCCACTTGGCGGCGTTTGATTCTGCGGATGACTTCAGAGTTCTTAATGCCCGAGCTGATTCATGGTTTGATGCCATATTTGGTGTGGTGTATATATTGCCACTGAATGAGGTGCTTCACAAATACTGGCCGTCCTTCTACTGCTCCAAATCTGGAACTTGCTTCAGCGGTAAGGGAATCTTCTAGGCTCACAAGGTGCAGTAGCAACACATTATGCTATTGAACTCCGAAGTATTATACTCAGCTTTGATTGTGCAGGTGTTCTTAGAATTGCATGATTGCATAACCTTAATATCAAGTTTCATTTTTCCAGAGAGGCATGGATGAGAAAAATTATCCTTGATGAGAAAAATTCTTCAAGTCATGATGAGAAAGTTTCTCCTTGAAGCGTCAAAATTTCTTCAAGTCTGACAACATTATTTCTCTACGTAGGTTTTATAGACGGTGTGTTGTGTTGTGCTTGATATTTTCAGCACCTCACACAATTGCTCGCTCCGGTCGAGAGTCATAAAGAGAAAAGTTACTAAGCAGGCTCTAATTTTATGTGTGATTATATTTTAAGGAAtgaaaaaatatgaaatttatttttatctCTTGAATATAGTTAGATGCTTTCCTTCGTGTCTATCAGGTTATAGCACATTGTTACATTGGTGGAATTGGTGGCCTTGTATATTGTTTTGTTATCAATGTTTTTGTCATTCCGTAACGAATTTCTAAAATATGAATGCCTATCATTATGTGTAGCGGAGGAAGACAGGTATATAGAATAAATTTTTTGCTATCAATATTGTGGAAATATAAGTTGATGAAGATAGGTCTATAGAATAAATTTTTTATACAGATTTCGGAGAAATTAATATCAGAGATTTCTTCCAACCAATATAAAATATTATCTAAGCCGCATCACAGAAAGCTCTATATAGTAGAATTTGTGAGCCTGTGATGCCACGCTCTCCGTGATTGTATTAATTTTACAAACTTTGCCTTTTGAATTAAATACCACTTTAATATTGATATTTAATTTCatagtattattattttattgttgGATCCAtgtatttttagtataaaaatttaggtatcccgtagcaacgcacgggtacGCTACCTAGTAATATATGAATGTTAAATAATGTGTTGGAACTGAAGGTTTTGAAcaggagagagggagggagaagaGAGCTCTATAGTGGAGAGGGACGCACTAGGGTTTTGAACAAGTGGAAATGAGTGGAAGATAAGGTCCCTTTGCCCTCATGCCCATGGGTACAATTATATAGGCAATGGCTACTTACAAAGTAGCCCTTTGGTGGGGTTGGATTTTCACATGATGCTATGTTAGCTGCTAGTTGAGCCTCTTCTAATTCCCTAAACTATTGGGTTATGGATGGTACAACTCAAACCCTAGttacaaataaaactcaaacCATAGTCACGAGGATCTCCCTTCACAACCTACGTGTGTACACCTCACTAAAAATTCCATCCCAAAGAACCTTAGGAAAAAAAAGGCATGGAGAAAAGAGCACGCACATGACTCTAGTCTATATAATTGCTAACTTAGGAAGCCACTAACTCCAAGTGCCTTGATTTTAGTCTCCGTGATATCTTCATATTTGGGCTTTGCCTTCCTTAGCTGCTTTAATGACATGGATTGTTAGCTTCGCTTGACATGTAGGTCTTTGCCTTTAGGAGTTTCTCAGCATGTAAATATTTAACTCTAGGACCTTCTTGTTGTGTAGATCTTCATCTCTAGTTTGAAACCTTCTCATGTGAAGATCTTCGCCTTTGGGACCTTCTTGTTTGAGGCTTCACATGGAGACACACCTTCACTTCATGAATGGGTGTAGTCATCATAGTCGATGTATTCAAAGTAGTCATAGCCAAAGTTTGTGGTGAAGTCTCCAAATCTTCTCTCATGAGCATCAAGCAGAATACTTCACCCTCTAGAGTGTCAGGTCCTCCAATATGCTACCCAAGCTCCTCCTGGCTGGCGCTTGTGACCAAATATTTAGTTGTCCATGTTGTAGTTGACTTAGACATAGTAGCGATATATAGTAGCATAAGTAGATGTCTAGATCAGTGTTGTTAGTGAGCCCCTCGCATGGGCGGATCTAGGGGTATTCCCCAGTATTCTCGGGGATACCCAACTATTTTGGTACacttttatataaatatatgtatatacttatatatataaatgtataaTTCTATAATATATAGTATTTTCACACATTTGAGCTCAAAACATATGTAAAAACTAGCATTTCAATTAGAAGTCTATATTCTAAAAAGCAAATATCAATTTAAAGTTGCTGACTTGCAATATGATTGACTATATTTTAAGCCTATAGATTCAACTTTGTGGAAGTGGGAATACCCAAGTTTgaaatcctggctccgccactggccCCTTGAGCCGATGTGGTCGAGGAAGGTAAAGTAGACCTCGGTGCCAAATGAATTGATGTAGACCCTCTAACTATGTGATGGAGGCATGTCATCAGAAATGTTGATTCCAAAGGTGTCGATAAAGCCTCTCGAGCCATTGTAGTGGCGAAAGATGATAGTGAAGCCCTTCTACTAATGTGTTGGTGAAGACGAGTCATCATAGTCACCGAAGATGATCTTAGTGAAGCCCTCATGTCGATGTGTTGGTGGAggcaagtcattgtgaatgcTAAAGAAGTTGGAGGAGGCCCTAGTGGTGAAGGTGTTGATGAAAGGCATTGTTGGTGTAGATGTTGAAGATATCGGTGAAGCCCCTCATGTTAAAAACACTTTGAAAAGGCTAACTTGTCTCTAATATGTTTATGAAAACTTTTGAGTGTTAGCTCGCTTGCAAGAATGCACTTGGGTGCTCTTGATGTTGCAGTTGAGCATGCACCAGACATGGCGGCAGTTGTTTACATGTTCACAAGTTTCAACCAAACACCAAGGCAtctggtgtgcaccggatgTGAGCACACCAGACAGCTATAGTGGTAGCCAGCCGAGCACACAAGATTCAAAAGAGCTCACCGGATGTGTCCGGTGTAGCATAGGCGCCACATTAGACAAGGATCACAGAGAGCATGTTTTGTGAGGCTCTAAGCATGTATAGGTCTGGTGCACCGTCCGATGGCACATTGGACATTTGATGGCTTCAAACGGTTGAAAAATTGATTTGAATATACTCGTTGAGCATGCACGGGGCGTGTCCGGTGCACCCGCTGTCAGGTCAAAAAGGAGTAACGGTTGGATCCTTGG contains:
- the LOC8064894 gene encoding momilactone A synthase — translated: MNILLEAIGITLKTYFRFGSQMHVLLKTSLSGPNKVSQSQSQDALITLSAANAKEEEGRRRQDDTRMFRALQLILRKKGGVLGPAASSGFVNGFSSAPNSQRLAGKVAVITGAASGIGKATAAEFVRNGARVIIAAELGQDAACYTRCDVTDEAQVAAAVDLAVGLHGRLDVMFNNAGVFGDVTPTPLGSIDLHDFDRVVAVNARGVLAGVKHAARVMLPRRGGSIICTASTTSLLGGILPPAYTASKAAVVGLVRAVAAEVARSGVRVNAISPHAIPTPLTMAAVAQLFPEGTVEEHRRIVEKGYNEMVGPVLEEKDVAKAALYLASDEAKYVNGHNLLVDGGYTVSKAPNITAAPGQ